In Colletotrichum destructivum chromosome 8, complete sequence, the following proteins share a genomic window:
- a CDS encoding Putative oxoglutarate/iron-dependent dioxygenase, non-hem dioxygenase domain-containing protein — MPASTTEKLVEEPHVLDWAWLRDGSHRDKVAEVVRRAAPTGLFHIVNHGLDSSLFQKLREITIEYMTTTSMEQKDKDSMREATGYFEGYKPRTEQQKALGVLASVEEYNYDYHDSGTAIRPRIFRDNEPSIRQVFDFYHKELTPRLLDVMNDYCEMKPDSLVNAHKESSEVAHLLLYRTHWYEDGPRKRAAYSGHTDIGSLTYLAANPVGGLQVYGKDGWRDMAYIPNSIVVILGDAMEFMTGGRMNGTLHRDVMTRGITWNRAVIKPAPSQDKQPRPSLIFFVHPNHDIMSASLKHVRDTRRRFTVQSRQSPGSPIDRIGRAISARKDDAYHAAVDPEAWASAKRGLMVTSPAGVCIDYDDLTINAFAAGPAPAPRLGPVRMESGAKEAMV; from the exons ATGCCTGCATCTACGACTGAGAAACTGGTAGAGGAACCGCACGTGCTGGACTGGGCCTGGCTAAGGGATGGAAGCCACAGAGACAAAGTGGCAGAGGTTGTCCGGCGTGCCGCTCCAACAGGCCTCTTCCACATTGTCAATCATGGTCTCGACAGCAGTCTA TTTCAGAAGCTGCGTGAGATCACCATTGAGTACATGACAACGACCTCCATGGAGCAGAAAGACAAAGACTCGATGCGGGAGGCCACGGGATACTTCGAAGGCTACAAGCCTCGAACTGAACAGCA AAAGGCTCTTGGCGTTCTGGCGTCGGTGGAAGAATACAACTACGACTATCACGACTCTGGCACGGCCATTCGACCCAGGATCTTTCGGGATAATGAACCAAGTATCCGCCAGGTGTTTGAC TTCTACCACAAAGAGCTAACGCCCCGACTTCTTGACGTGATGAACGACTACTGCGAAATGAAACCAGACTCGCTGGTCAACGCACACAAAGAATCAAGCGAGGTTGCGCACCTTTTACTTTATC GTACCCATTGGTATGAGGATGGTCCAAGGAAGCGTGCGGCGTACAGCGGACACACCGACATCGGCTCCTTGACCTACCTCGCTGCTAATCCAGTAGGCGGCCTCCAGGTCTACGGAAAGGACGGATGGAGGGACATGGCGTACATACCTAATTCTATTGTCGTCATCTTGGGCGATGCTATGGAATTCATGACAGGCGGACGAATGAATGGAACTTTACATCGAG ATGTTATGACTCGGGGTATAACTTGGAATCGTGCAGTCATCAAGCCCGCGCCGTCCCAGGATAAGCAACCCAGGCCTTCGTTAATTTTCTTCGTGCATCCCAACCACGACATCATGTCTGCTTCTCTGAAGCATGTCAGAGACACAAGGCGCAGGTTCACCGTACAGAGCAGGCAGTCTCCAGGATCTCCCATTGATCGGATTGGGC GTGCTATATCAGCACGAAAGGATGATGCCTACCACGCGGCTGTAGATCCTGAGGCCTGGGCCAGCGCGAAACGAGGATTAATGGTTACTTCTCCTGCAGGTGTTTGTATTGATTATGATGATCTTACCATCAATGCCTTCGCAGCTGGacctgcgcctgcgccgcgctTGGGACCAGTGCGAATGGAATCAGGGGCTAAGGAAGCTATGGTTTGA
- a CDS encoding Putative cytochrome P450, giving the protein MTAAHMMGTTNILALAAVTSVAVLIHLLFLHIYLKLFCDDKPYACFRIVGGDEKGWFNGDILERWQRDAGGLIKQGFLETQGGPFQLMSSQGPLVILPPSLVNHVLMDSRLSFAGGLERLGLKALPGIGRAHTECQREIVFGTVLKPMTRASTALTETLSAEAEKAISELFPVDESKWQSTDFATPARLVVTRVSAVLFVGPNLAHNVEWQEIAQSFASIATEAELARRRWPVFMRRFLDGFLQEPRKLKDLVDRARRLIDHELATRNRSMTSIGAPNYYDRDCLDWFEQLRGDGEFDVVFGQLFLVAAGTHNVSLTMTSLMYDLLLHPELIHDLRAEAVKVITESGWTKSSLDKLRLLDSCMRETQRYRITDPVLYRRAEEPVTLPDGTFLAKGTHTAFPSPRALGAPGDKFHCGRVMAVRTPEMETRSQFSSTGLDYLSMGHGRTACPGRFFASVEIKICFVHLLLKYDWKAVGQIPLGAEVREKA; this is encoded by the exons ATGACCGCTGCACACATGATGGGGACTACCAATATTCTtgccttggccgccgtgACGAGCGTTGCCGTTCTAATCCATTTACTTTTCCTCCACATCTACCTCAAACTATTTTGTGATGACAAACCCTACGCCTGTTTCAGAATAGTGGGCGGTGACGAAAAAGGCTGGTTCAATGGAGATATCTTGGAAAGGTGGCAGAGGGATGCCGGAGGTCTTATCAAGCAGGGTTTCTTGGAA ACGCAAGGGGGCCCTTTTCAACTCATGTCTAGCCAAGGGCCTCTCGTGATTCTTCCTCCGAGTCTGGTCAACCATGTCCTTATGGACTCGCGTCTTTCATTTGCTGGAGGGCTAGAGCGC TTGGGACTCAAGGCTTTACCCGGGATTGGAAGAGCTCATACCGAATGCCAACGAGAGATTGTGTTTGGGACCGTGCTTAAGCCCATGACGAGAGCATCGACGGCGTTGACAGAAACCTTatcggccgaggccgagaaagCCATTAGCGAGCTATTCCCTGTTGATGAGA GCAAATGGCAGTCAACTGATTTTGCGACGCCAGCGCGACTTGTCGTCACACGTGTCTCGGCCGTTCTGTTCGTGGGACCAAACCTTGCTCACAATGTGGAATGGCAAGAAATAGCTCAAAGCTTCGCATCGATCGCCACAGAAGCCGAGCTCGCGCGTCGAAGATGGCCTGTCTTCATGCGCCGATTTCTTGATGGGTTCCTGCAGGAGCCAAGAAAATTGAAGGACCTTGTGGACAGAGCACGTCGGCTTATTGACCACGAACTGGCTACCAGGAACAGGTCAATGACCAGTATTGGAGCACCAAATTATTACGACCGGGATTGTCTGGACTGGTTTGAGCAGCTTAGAGGGGACGGCGAATTCGACGTCGTCTTTGGGCAGCTTTTTCTGGTTGCAGCTGGTACACACAACGTGTCGCTAACCATGACAAGTCTGATGTACGACTTGTTGCTACATCCAGAACTCATACACGATTTACGCGCAGAAGCGGTTAAGGTTATCACTGAGAGTGGCTGGACCAAGTCAAGCCTCGACAAGTTGAGGTTGCTCGATAGCTGCATGAGGGAGACGCAGCGGTACCGCATTACGGATCCAG TCCTTTATCGTAGGGCGGAAGAGCCGGTAACCTTACCTGATGGAACTTTTCTTGCCAAAGGTACACACACGGCCTTTCCATCGCCTCGGGCCCTAGGAGCCCCAGGCGACAAATTCCACTGCGGACGCGTCATGGCTGTGCGTACACCTGAAATGGAGACTCGAAGCCAATTTTCATCAACCGGTCTCGACTACCTGAGCATGGGACATGGGAGAACAGCATGCCCTGGCCGCTTTTTTGCAAGCGTTGAGATCAAAATTTGCTTTGTCCACCTGCTGTTAAAGTATGACTGGAAAGCTGTTGGGCAAATCCCACTGGGCGCTGAGGTAAGAGA GAAGGCCTAG